From Daphnia magna isolate NIES linkage group LG2, ASM2063170v1.1, whole genome shotgun sequence:
CGCtaatacgtgtgtgtgaagcacgtattcagtactaaaatgtgaaaaaagctgaaaaatttGTCCAATACGTATGCCATGCACCATTACACAATGAGATAGGGGATAtcggtctttacttcgtagtctgtggtgCCACGAAAGATGTCGTTGCAATAGACAGTTATGACCGTCTTGCCACGACAGCCTATCGTGGTTGTAGCGGATATAGATTTAACCttctttcttaaaaaaaaaagtaaacaaaggACTTGAAATAGCATGATTACCCATGTCGCGCGTTAAGATTCTGATCTGTCCCAAAAGTTTATTGGTCTGTTTAAGTGTAGACCTCTATCCCTTACAGTAATTGCTGTATatcaaaatataacaaagtatCATTAACATGCCGCGTTTTTAGTTTGTTGTAATATGTGGATGTACGTTGGGTTTGGATGTGGGGACCCATTTGAGACAAACAGCTCGAATAACGACCAACAACAACTGTTATGACTATCGACGGTGGTTATCTGATATCTTCTTTCCTAGGGATTTGGTTGATTGGTCCAGTTGTGATTTGTTTAGCAAGTTTGTCTGTTCTAGTTATGTGCTTTCGGAGAGTGGTAAGCATGTttaaaacacaatgaaatgaaCTTTGTGTATGTTTGTGGTGAGAAgagaaattaatgaaattatgTTCATTTATGGTTAGGAGGCAAATGTCATCAAACCAGAAACTTCAATCCTTGATAAAAAAGACTTCTTTGGTCTCACTCATAGTAAATTACCGGATGTAAGTAAATCTAGGTATTTACTGTTTGAATGTGGGATAAACTCTTATACTTTTCATAGTCTGATGCACAACGATTTGACTATAATAACATATATAGTCATAGCAACAGCTGTTCAAGGATATGGATCAAGTCAATTACTTGGTTTAATTACAAACAGCTGCAGCTACCACAAAGACTTCAGAAAGACCTAAGCTTGTTGCAAAAGTTGCATCATACTAACATTAATCCTTTAGTTGGTGCACTTTTTAAAGACCAAAAAATATATCTGGTGACTCCTTATTGCCAATTAGGAAGCCTTCAGGTCCAAATTACATATATTGACCTAGCTTAATgtagaaataataatattttgaTTGTTCTGCATTATAGGAATTACTCTCAAATGTGAACATTTCATTTCGAAAACCTTTGATTACCTCTTTGATCCAAGATCTTATTTGTGGTGTTACCTACATTCACCACAGTTCCATAACATGCCACGGACGATTGAAGTCATCGAACTGTCTTCTTAATTCCTACTTACGACTCAGAATATCTGATTTTGGTATTAACCGGTTACGAGAACTTACGCGAACTGAATTGTCTTCGACTTTAATTGGTAAATGCGCAAAATCTTAAATACATGTATAGAACTTGTCTTCATTTAACCCCAAATATGTAAGACAGATTATGGCTGGCTCCGGAAATATTGCGAAATCAAGATTGTGGTGCGTCTTGCCAAGCGGATATGTACGCGTTTGCTGTAATTCTTCATGAAATCATTCACCGGCAAGGCCCCTTCAATGTAAGCTCAACAACCACACTTGATGTTAGTTTAATAGTGGATAGAATCCGGCAAGGACCTAATTTAAATACCGTCGGACGCGTAGAGTGTTTTCGTCCACAAATCAaggtaaaaaaatgaaaaagatggaaaaaacTTGTGTCTTACGCTTTCGTAACCCATAacttcgttttcgtttttaataTTCCACATACGAAGGATGATTCGAACTTGGAGTACGGTTGTCCTTTATTTATCCGTCGTTGCTTGGAAGACTGTTGGGCGGAAGCGCCTGGTTTGCGTCCCAATGCCGATTCAGTGTTTTGCCAACTTTCAGTCATGAGAAATGAAACGTAAACTTATTCTGTGTTTTTAATATAATCTTCATTCTAAAACTGTTCATCCCTAAATCCATCGACCCACTTGTAGGTGTTCTCAAATGGCTTCTAACACGGATCATGAACTGGTTAAtctgaagaaggaaaaagagaaaaaagctAAATTGCTTTCTAACATAATTCCCAGGTAATgacttgtttttattgtttgtttgcaTTTTTATTACTAACGAGTCACCCTTGAAGTCATGCAGCCAATGAGCTAGTGAAAGGTTTACGCGTTAAACCACAAGTTTTTGAATCAGTGACTCTTCTTTTTACGAATATTGGTAACTTTCTTCAAATCTCTGAGATAAGCTCGCCACATGAGGTGATTCTCTACGTTTTAGCTTCGTACATTTATTTAATATTGCTTACTGAttactttcattttctctGGTGTTTGAATAGCATATACGGTTATTAGATGATATCTATAACATTTTTGATTCCGTCGTTCAAGGGTATCACGTTTACAAAGTGGAAACCGTCAAAGACACATATTTTGTGGTAAATTATTTCATCTTTTCCCCTTTCATCTATAGATCCGTTTCACAAGAATAGTTTCACACAATTTTTCGTTATAGGCGTCAGGACTCTTCCCACGGAAAAATCACCACACGGTAGAAGCTGCCTTGTTGGCTCTTAATCTTCTAAATTCCATTCGAGCATACAAAGTTCCTCACAGTCCGCATCTTGCAATCCTGCTTCGTATCGGGATGCATCTAGGTGACGGCGCGTTCAGGAAAGAATTCTGGGAAAATCTCCTAACCTTGGTAATTGTAGGTCCTGTAGCAGCAGGCGTTATTGGCTTAGATAAGCCACGCTTCTGCCTTTTCGGAGATACGGTGAACGTGACATCGCGACTGAGTACAACCGGGGAGCCTTCGCAAATTCAAATTAGCTCGGAGTGCCATGTAGCCCTATTGAGGATGGGAGGCTTCATCATGAAGGAGCGTGGCATGATTTACATCAAAGGTATGGTTAACCAAATAATGGTTTCTGCAGAACGGTTGTCATTACGTCGAATTGCAGGAAAAGGTTGGCTGAAAACATACTGGCTTCTCGGTAGGGAGCAAACAGGGGATGTTTCAGAAATGCCTCGGTGATTTCTCCAAACAGTTGTGAAGCTGTGC
This genomic window contains:
- the LOC123470272 gene encoding receptor-type guanylate cyclase Gyc76C-like; this encodes MTIDGGYLISSFLGIWLIGPVVICLASLSVLVMCFRRVEANVIKPETSILDKKDFFGLTHSKLPDSDAQRFDYNNIYSHSNSCSRIWIKSITWFNYKQLQLPQRLQKDLSLLQKLHHTNINPLVGALFKDQKIYLVTPYCQLGSLQELLSNVNISFRKPLITSLIQDLICGVTYIHHSSITCHGRLKSSNCLLNSYLRLRISDFGINRLRELTRTELSSTLIDRLWLAPEILRNQDCGASCQADMYAFAVILHEIIHRQGPFNVSSTTTLDVSLIVDRIRQGPNLNTVGRVECFRPQIKDDSNLEYGCPLFIRRCLEDCWAEAPGLRPNADSVFCQLSVMRNETCSQMASNTDHELVNLKKEKEKKAKLLSNIIPSHAANELVKGLRVKPQVFESVTLLFTNIGNFLQISEISSPHEHIRLLDDIYNIFDSVVQGYHVYKVETVKDTYFVASGLFPRKNHHTVEAALLALNLLNSIRAYKVPHSPHLAILLRIGMHLGPVAAGVIGLDKPRFCLFGDTVNVTSRLSTTGEPSQIQISSECHVALLRMGGFIMKERGMIYIKGKGWLKTYWLLGREQTGDVSEMPR